A DNA window from Polyangium spumosum contains the following coding sequences:
- a CDS encoding AAA family ATPase produces MLSWFEVENFKSIKKLRLELSPLMVFVGPNGAGKTNILQALALFLDMLAARSTEPIDLYGGYEQLVRRGKRPAQSMRFAVEMPFSSGKTRFGLRVDLTLKHAGDHREVRVSHEEMQIQQAALRPFRAVWSEGTPTDLDAGEILNHETRNWLSSFHHVASEPRLLASPWLLQWALSYRPPRAARIRLDASALRAESNVGGARRRAPLLHSTGEGLPLALERIRPRGKAPTKAFQRVLTGLQAVYPRIEDVSTIHYQPGRIALSFKERGIEGELSEANVSDGVIHALALLVALEGNERNVLAIEEPENALHPWALQQILDRAQDRLPFAEPLLISTHSPVVVDSVRDPASLYIVENHDKHGTIVTPALEKERALRTILANSGQKLGDVWLDGTLGGVPDAAE; encoded by the coding sequence ATGCTGAGCTGGTTCGAGGTCGAGAACTTCAAGTCCATCAAGAAGCTCCGTCTCGAGCTGTCGCCGCTCATGGTGTTCGTGGGGCCGAACGGGGCCGGGAAGACGAACATTCTGCAGGCGCTGGCGTTGTTTTTGGACATGCTGGCCGCCAGGTCCACAGAGCCGATCGATCTGTACGGAGGCTACGAGCAGCTCGTCCGACGGGGAAAAAGGCCCGCGCAAAGCATGCGGTTTGCGGTCGAAATGCCGTTCTCGTCTGGAAAGACGCGGTTCGGCTTGCGCGTGGATCTGACGCTGAAGCACGCGGGCGATCATCGCGAGGTGCGCGTCAGCCATGAGGAAATGCAGATCCAGCAGGCCGCTCTCCGCCCGTTTCGAGCCGTGTGGTCCGAGGGGACTCCCACGGATCTCGATGCTGGGGAAATTCTGAACCACGAGACACGGAACTGGCTTTCGTCTTTCCATCATGTCGCCTCGGAGCCTCGGCTCTTGGCCTCTCCTTGGCTGTTGCAGTGGGCGCTCTCCTACCGGCCTCCGAGGGCCGCTCGTATCCGGCTCGATGCCTCTGCTCTGCGGGCCGAGTCGAACGTCGGCGGTGCGCGCCGCCGCGCTCCTTTGCTCCATTCGACAGGCGAGGGGTTGCCGCTTGCCCTCGAGCGGATACGGCCCCGCGGCAAGGCGCCGACCAAGGCATTCCAGCGTGTCCTCACCGGGCTCCAGGCCGTCTACCCTCGTATCGAAGACGTCTCGACGATCCACTACCAACCCGGCCGTATCGCGCTCTCTTTCAAAGAACGAGGGATCGAAGGAGAGCTCTCCGAAGCCAACGTGTCCGACGGTGTCATCCACGCGCTTGCGTTGCTCGTGGCGCTCGAAGGCAATGAGCGAAACGTGCTTGCCATCGAGGAACCGGAGAACGCGCTCCACCCGTGGGCGCTTCAGCAAATCCTCGACCGCGCGCAGGATCGACTGCCGTTCGCTGAGCCCCTCCTCATCTCCACACACTCGCCCGTCGTCGTCGACTCCGTGCGGGATCCCGCCTCGCTCTACATCGTGGAGAACCACGACAAGCACGGCACGATCGTGACCCCTGCCCTCGAAAAAGAGCGCGCCCTCCGGACCATCCTCGCCAACAGCGGACAGAAGCTCGGCGACGTGTGGCTCGATGGAACCCTCGGCGGCGTGCCGGACGCAGCGGAATGA